The genomic stretch ctaaatcctaatccctgcTTTCATGTGACTGGAGAGGAGCTGCGCGTTCAACTTAGTGTATATATGCATTTTGATTATCAAACTTGATGTAAGCTTAACCAAGCAATGCATCGTAATCCTAACAATATAACCTACATACTCTAAAGTACATCAATTAACTCCTCACAACGGCGTGTGGGAGAGTATTTTTTTCCTCGTTCTGTTTCTTTAAAATTGAATTCACCTCATCCACGATAGCCATGATTCAATTATTGCAACTATActgaattcaattcaattcaattcacgCAGAAAAATTAACCAATGGGAAAATAGTTCGCTAGTTTTACAAGTAAAAGCTCTGTAACATAATGCAATTCTGCATAACTTCCCAAAGCATTAGCTACAAAGTAAATGGGAAAAGGACTCATTTGGtagagggtttagggtttaagcaGAAAGCGTACTCTCGAGCTTCGATTTCTAGGGTAGACATCGTCGCTGTTGCTGAGAATTCAAGAAGAAGACCACCCGCAAGCCCTCAAGAACCTCAGCAGCTCCATTTTTCCATTAACTAAACCCTAACACAACTGAAATAGATAATGAATGTAGATTTGGAGCTTAAACTGCAAGGTTTACAGTCCGAGGGCGACCTAATGCAGGAGCCGCTATCCGAAAGCTATTTCCATTTGCAGTAGGGTGTCAAACGGTGCGGTTTTGGTTATTCGATTCTGTCGCGGTTGGATTTACATTTCGATAAGGTGAAATCAAGATCGCACCGGATAAGAATAAAGTGAAATCAGAATCGTTTtcatttggttttgattttagcaATTTTTAATCAGTTTTCATTATTCGGTTCACAACCGATTTACATTGAGTTAATAGAGTtattttagaaaatggtttgcatcctacaAATAGTGTGAATCCTATATATATTCAATTTCCTAAAGAGCTAAgacaatatacatttattttacAAAAGACAATATATTTTCTATATAAAAGATTACGtatattataattaattaactatgatcatataaattagaaaatcaacaaGTGTcattgtgtgaaagtgaagctcccttctCGTTAATACTttggttctttttttctcccattttttttgtgGACACCCATCGAAATCCAAAACACTTTAAATCTTTAATACTAGGTGCCGGTTAATCATCggtttttttgtttggtttggttccgAACCagaattatggcctataaagccaaaatcaaatcaatttacTACAGTGCAGTTCGATTCTATTATAATCGATCGATTTCGATTCCAATAAACGGTTTTGATTATATATTGACATCCTTAATTTCCAGGGTCTGCTTCGACTTGGTTTTTCTCGAATGCCGTTATTATGATGAGAAGAAGGCATAGTGGCCCAGCCCAAGTATGGGTTCATTTAACTCCCCCAAAGCCCAAACTCCAAACTATGATTGGTACCGCAGTGTCGGAGACTCGGAGTCATGGTTCTAGTATCGGTATCAAATTGACcgtatcatatcagtatcaaCACGGAGCCCTTCTCACACTTTGCGGTCCTTAGATATTaaccattttttcgttttttcAAAGTAAGTAATTAATTACGCATCGGTCTCTGTGATGCAATGTCACATGATAGACAATAGAACACGTGTGAATTACTACAAAgctatttttttcttgggtagaaATCTACCGTAAATTTAATTTCATAGATTTTTGAAATGCTGATTGAACTTTTTAAACGTTCTAAAAAatgtttgtaaaaaaaaattaattaattttcaatAAATTACAAATAATTTTATCAAGATGCCACTAATACAGGAGTTGTATCTAATCAATTACGAAATATTACTCTCTTTGATATTATCTAAATTAGGACAGTGGATTCCACATTAGGTATCTCTTTCGATTATGATCAAACATTGTGAATCTAATATAGGGATATATATAATCAACGAGACATCAACCATTGATGCATCAAAATTCATAATGCATATCAGCATCAATAAATACATCTCAGGTTAGGGAACGACCATAATTACAtatgaaattttcattcaaaatcaacagaTAGTAACACATGTAAAAATCTCATATGATTTGGTTCAATGTATATACACACCAATTGTACTCTCACACCAGTGTCCTATAATCTCATTCATTGGTACACAATGAGACAATCATATGAATAAACTTTCTAATATTGTCTCTTGTTATGAACAATGTTAGACTAAAGCCTAAAGGCTACAAAGGCCCGATAATAAAATCATGcaaattattatatttaatcACTACTAATGGGGCAAAAGAACATTATCATGATGGCGTAGGAAACACTAGTGTGTAAGACCAATAAGAGGGCACGTGCCAACATCTTCAACGCCCTAGGTGTGGGGGTTAGTTTAGTCTTTTATGCGCATCCCTATCTCTGGATGTTTACTACGCCATATGTACCTTGTTTTTTTCATATGTTTTAGTGGACATATTTCCAAcacctccccccaccccccaccctccaccctccacccttttttttttttcccttaaattaaGGTGGGCATGAGACGTTGGATCTGGTGCCTTTCTATTTTCTCGGATGTAGCTACTAGTAACCAGCCTAAAGCGTTGGGTGTGAGAATTATTATCTCGGGTCCACTAAAGCAGGTTTATCTCATGACCTCAAACCATTTTGTGCTTATGCCGCCAATAGTGGTTGAAGCTTTGGTTGTTCGTTTTGCTCTCTCTTCGGCCATCCAAATTGGGCTCCCTAGTGTGGTGATCTACTCCGAGTGTTAGGTGTTGATCAATTGTATCTCCTCTCCTTCTACACCCCCCTTAATATCTCTACTACTGTCGAGGACATTTTgcttttttaaatttctttttctttttgtaactTTTGTGTTTATTGGTATGGATGAAAATGGGATGGCTCACACTATTGCTAAATGGGCACCCTCTTTTCCCCAAAAGGGTGTTTGTGAAGTCATCCTTTACTGAGGACCTTTGGAATTTTGTATTAGCCTTTTTGGCTCGACATTTTGAATAAATTGATATTTGcaaaaagaaaattgttggaGCTGGACAGTAAAACATAAGTAACATTCACTCTTTTCTTTGGGGTAAAAATTAACATTCACTCGATGGTAAATAAATAGGgtttacattttttcttttcctcttttttttgggggtgggggtgggggtgggtttcAGAAACAAGGGTTTACATTCTACCAGCTAACTCCTTCACATGGGAATTTGGCCAAGTTGATAAAGGTTTAAAAAATCGGATTCAATATGTTGAATTGATTTCAGCcattatttctttcattttcaagGATTATCTAATTGGTTTTTTATTCTAACTGTAATATTTGCGAGCCTCCcctcccttaaaaaaataaaataaaaaccttgaATCGTCACGACTAATTTACAATTACTTCAATATTAATCACTATTttaattttaggaaaaaaataaaaggctaCCTGACAGTGTTGTGTTAGATACATGAGAAAATGGAACTAGACTGTGAAAAGACGCTAATGCCCTTATTCTACTTTCCCATGTGTCTGGTGTATGCAACAATATCAGATAATGTTCTCTAATTTTTTACTTTATCCAATTACTAACTTCTTTTACactagatgaaaaaaaaaaatttgttaaagcTGTGTTTGATAGTCAGTATGTTATAGAAACAACATTTTGTGTCAAAATtagaattttccatttttgtgtcaaaaatcCGTTGTTGAAACGAAACTCAAATGTTGGAACATGATACATTTCtcatttctaccattttttttacccgatttgtttaaaaaaaaacaagaaaacgaATCATGAGTACTaaacagaagattccattttcttgttccgataaaacaaaaaattaccagaaacgtttttttggatgactgccaaacgcagcctaaacCTCACTTCATGCAGTCAATCGGCCGCTGTGAGGTGTCGGTTGAACTTTTGTGATTTTAGCAAAACTTAATCTTCTCTATATTGATAATTGACCAGAGAATGGAGGGATCTCATCAATGATGGTTATCCGTAGCCTTTCTTCCTTCCACGATCCTTCTCAGTTCTGAATGAATGTTTGGTTTGGACAGGAAAGACTTCGAAGAAAACGTGTTATGATCAGTCTTTGTAttgaaatttttcttttgttttttccttcagCTAGAGTTTAAAACACGTATTTCTCTACCTGAAAAAACGCGTGGTATTGATACTTGACCAGAGAATGGAGGGATCTCATCATTGATGGTTATCCGTAGCATTTCTTCCTTCCATGATCCTTCTCAGTTCCGAATGAATGTctgataaaaatcgtctgtttttctcatccctgtttttatTGTGTTTTGCTAATTGCAAAAGATGACACGTGTTCAATTTATCATCAACGGTCCAGATTAATTCGATAGGGTGAGGGTTATTACAATCTTGACCGTTCGCTTAAAGTAATACCACATGTCGTCTTCAGTAGGTAGCATaacaagaaaaataggaatgaagaaaaacatacgatttttttccatgaaTGTTTGATTCGGACATGAaagatttcaaagaaaacatgCTATGACCAATCTTTGTATTGAAatttttctttcgtttttttCTTCAGCTAGAgtttaaaacatgtatttttctACCTAAACAAACACGTGGTATTGATACTTGACCAGAGAATAGAGGGATCTCATCAATGATGGTTATCCGTAGCCTTTCTTCCTTCCACGATCCTTCCCAGTTCTGAATGAATGTCGGCTTCGGAAAGGAAAAATTTCGAAGAAAACGTGTTGTGATCAGTTTTTGTattgaaatttttgtttgtCTTTTCCTTCAGCTAGAGTTTAAAACACGTATTCCTTTACCTGAAAAAGCGCGTGGTCAGTGTAGGGTTCAAATCAGTGTAAAAGCATCCCAGAATGGCAATTTCAAGAAATATTTCATTGTTTTAACCAAGCAACGATGGACCCATCTTCCATATACCCAATCCTCAATTCCATGTATCAAAACGCAgtacaaagagagagagagagagagagagagagaacatgatTCTTCTATAGTCCATCTGCAGAAGAAGCTCAAGTTCCAAATCCATGGAGCTCCCTTTACTCTCTAGTTTCTCTTACttctttttgttattattgTCGCTAGTTCTTCTCTCTCGAGCTCAACAAAGTTACCTTAATAACAAACAATTGGACTGCTACAACTACAACAATGACTCTGTTACCGGTGGGAATCTCTGTAATGGTCCTCAAAGATCTTGCATCTCCTATCTCACCTTCCGGTCACTCTATCCTTATGATACTGCAACTCCATCGCCTACCTCTTGAATGCTGATCCAACACTGATTGCCCAAAGTAATAACATCTCTGAGGTATACAAGATCCCTACAGACACCCTCATTATAGTTCCTGCAAATTGTTCATGTTCAGGTGAGTTCTATCAGCATAACGCCTCCTACAGGTTGGAAGATAAGCTTGAGACATATTTTACCGTGGCTAACAACACTTACAACGCCCTCACCACTTGCCAAGCCCTGATGAATCAGAATCCTTACGACAGTCGAAATCTTTCGGTGGGATTATCACTATTAGTCCCATTGAGATGTGCCTGCCCCACCAGGAACCAGACTTCCAGTGGTGTGAAGTTCTTGCTCACTTATCTGATTACATGGGGTGACTCTGTTTCTTCCATTGCTAAGATGTTCGGCACTGATGAACAGAGCATAAATGCGGCGAACGACTTGATGGCTGACCAAACGATATTCTCCTTAACGCCCATTATGGTTCCTCTTAAAACTGAGCCTGCAACAAACAAGTCTCCGAATCCATCCTTTGTCCCTGCCAGTGAAGGTAATCCTTTAAAATTGCAGAATGTGTTTCATCCTTCATTTCGCTAGTTGTTGATTGATACTAGTGTTCATAGGGCATTATATTGTAAATTAGTTAAAAAGATGTTAAGGATCCATTGTGTTCTTGTACCCAATGATAAGTTTGAATTGTTCTTGGATTATAAGCTCCAGGCATAAGCATAGGATCTACATCAATGGCAAAACCAGGCTGCCAGGAGAGGTGTGGGAACGTCAGCATACCGTACCCGTTTGGCATCGgggattattgttattataacAAGACGTACAGTATCCTATGCAACCATTCTAATTCTAATCCTGCGGTGCCCTTCCTGCAATACTTAGATCTCAAAGTTCTGGAATTCTTGCCTGATTTCAGTGTCCGTGTGGTCTATAATTCGGTGGCTTCAACATGCCGCGGGCATAGTAACAAAGACTTATCCATCAGTGTAGATTTCCCCTTTACCTTCTCCACCACCTACAACTATTTCACTGCTGTCGGATGTGATATCTCTGCCTCCTTTGCCCGCCGCAATGGCAAAAATGACACAGACACAGACACAGACGGCTGTATGTTGCTTTGCAACAGAACCCTGGATCCTATGAGTCCTAGTACTTATTGTGCAGGTCACACATGCTGCAAAAAACCCATTCCAAGCAGACTTAATATGTATGATGTAAAAGTCTTACACTTGGACACCTCTGGGGCATCCAATTCCTGCAGCATAGCTTTTCTTGCAGATAGAAACTTCTCTGAGTACAATCAGTTTGACCTATCCAGTAATATGAAGGAGCTCAATTCTGCTAGCTACCGTATTCCAGCAGTGCTGGATTGGGTGATAGAAAATGTCACATGTGAAGAAGCTCGCAAAGGAAGAGCTTTGGGTGATGGATGTGGCAAGAACACCAACTGTGTTGACTCCGATGATGGCCACGGATTCAAATGTCATTGCTCAGAAGGCTTCCAAGGGAATCCTTACCTGCATAATGGATGCAAAGGAAGTAAACCAGGGACTTCTGTTGTTGTGATTCTAATTTCAGGTATGGATTCTAACCTAATAAACATTTGCAGAATTATACATTCTAGGCATCAAAGATTGTGCTTATGATAGGAAGACATACCTTTTCTTCTATGAATAATTGTGGTTTTTTGTGACTCTTGCTGCAGGTATTGGAATAGCATTGACTTTGATAACTCTGATTGCTATCAGTCTCTGGTCGTACACCCAATTTGTGAAAAGACAGCAAATCCGACTAAAGCAGAagtttttcaagaaaaatggtGGTTTACTATTACAGCAAGAGATCTCTTCACATGACTATAGTgttgaaaatatcaaaatcttTCCTATTGAAGAACTAGAAAGGGCAACAGATAACTTCAATCAAAGTCGAATCCTTGGCAATGGTGGCTTTGGTACAGTTTACAAAGGGATGCTATCAGATGGGAAGATAGTAGCCATAAAAAAGTCCAAAATAGTGGATGATAGCCAAATTGATCAATTCATTAATGAAGTTGTCATTCTTTCACAAATCAACCATAGAAACATAGTGAAGTTGTTTGGCTGTTGCCTAGAGACCCAAGTACCTTTACTAGTTTATGAGTTTGTCTTAAATGGAACCCTCTCCTACCATCTCCATGACGAAGGTCAAGCATCGTCTCTTTCATGGGAGAATCGCTTAAGAATTGCTACAGAAATTGCTGGAGCACTTGCCTACTTGCACTCTGCTGCTTCTAATCCTATCTATCATCGAGACATCAAGTCTACCAATATCCTCCTCGATGGAAACTATAGGGCTAAAGTTGCTGACTTTGGAATTTCAAGGACAGTACCCTTTGAAAAAACTCATTTAACTACACTTGTGCAAGGGACCTTTGGCTACTTGGATCCAGAGTATTTTCATACTGGGCAATTTACAGAGAAAAGCGATGTTTATAGCTTTGGAGTGGTTCTTCTGGAGATCTTGACTGCACAAAAggccattttttttaatggtgacCAAGAAGAGAGAAGTTTAATTATGCATTTCGTATCATCAATGAAGGAGAATCGTTTATTTGAAGTTTTGGAAGCCAGAGTTATCCAGGAAGGGCACATGGAACAGCTTTTGGCTGTTTCCAAACTTGCAAAGAAATGTGTGAAAgtgaatggaaagaaaaggccGGGCATGAAAGAAGCAGCTGCAGTTCTTGAAGGATTAAGAAGCTTTCACGGACATCCAGATCGGTGAAATTTGTAAACCAGGACAGGTGCTTGATCTTTGAAGAAGATGCATTTAGCTACCCAGTTGATGAAACAGGATTCATTTATGATTCTTGGAATAATTACTGGTTTAGCAACTGCTGGTGTTCATGACAATCCTTATTAGTCTTCTTTCCTTTCAAGGAATTCCATTTTCAAATTAGTATTTGATAATATGATTATTTCTATTCAACACTGTTATTTCTCTGTATTTCCATCCAAAAACTAATGATCTATTATCTTGTCACGATTTCTGGTGAATGTTATCTATTCACAAGCTACAATGAGTTGGTAAGTGGCTGAAGACTGAAGCTATCCGCACAGTAACGAAAGTGGCTCAAGGTTTTAAAGTACTACTAAGAATTACCACAAAATTCCATCAAATGGTAGATTTGTAATTTTGAACCACTTCCTCATTTTTAGTAGTTACGCTAAAAAATCCCACAATCAGACAGGAATCTACCAGGCATATCGCATCTCGCCTGAGACAGCAACCGGAGAGCATCACTGGAGTTTCCACCACCTCTGTAAATAAGGGAAGCTTCAGCCCATCCTTTAATTTTCCCGCCTCCAATGATTCTCCGGACACCAGCCTCAAACTTGTTGCGGGCCACCGGCAAGGCCCTTACCTTTTCGGGACCGAAGGTTACGAACATTGAGATTCTGAGGGACAGGAGCTGATCGCTTCCCACGCCCACTGCGAGTTCCACGTTGCGGGACAGCCCCCTCTTGACCTTGATCCCCAACTGCTGTTTCTCCTGCAGGggcaaggggggggggaggattgACAAGAGTGGTAATGTCCTGGACGTCATCCCCGGTCTGTGTGGTCTCCCCACCGGGATTatctccatcatcttcatcctcTGCTGGATGGGAAACATACGCAACCGGCTCACCACCAAGGGCCACCAAGTAGTTCCGAAAAGTCTGGGCCTGCCTACGGTTCATTGTCTGATCAAAGTGCATAATCTTATGACGGAGGTATTGCAGTAGGAGATTTCTATTCTGTTGCACTTGACAGAAATTGAGAAGCGCGTGTTCACGCACCAGGCCACTGAATTTCTCGCACGTGAACTGGAGACCATACTCCTTAGGAGCGGGAATTTGGTTCTTCGCCTGAGCGTCCTCAACATACATCTGGTACGCTAAGTTGCCAATCTGAGTCACGACAGGCTCTTCAAAGTCAGACACAGGAATATACTCAGCAGCAACATCACGGAGCACCTGATCTCGCTCCAGTTCCACCCGACAAATTCGAGCCCTGGGATCTGCAATGCGGTTCTCGAAGATAATCATGTTCACCTTGACCTCTGTGGCATAGTCCTGCAACATAAGACCTGCAACATAAGACTCGCTACCTGTGCTAAAGTAGCATCTTCTGGAGTCTGAGCAACAGTGGCCCTCTTCTGAGCTTTAATCTGGCGGTGAACATTTGCCAGAGCGAGCTGTCCTGCGGGCGACTTCATCCAAGTGCAGAGCTGGACAAACTGATTCACTGTCATGTTAGTCGGATACCCGATTACTCCCGCCCGGGTGGCGGCGAGCAGAAGACCATCGAGAATGTTCAATCTCACATTCACTCACACAAGAGGTAAACACAAGCACACACACATAGAGACTTAGAAATACATGGTTCGGTCTTCCCAGAGAAGGAAGCCTAATCCATGGGGAAATTCCTCTTCTCAACTTAACTTGTTTGAGGAGGACTCTTTATCCTTAAATAGGGCTTTGTACAATGGTTGAGATAAGGATAAATCGGGAGGACGGTAATGTGTACAGTTTATATCTCTCCAAATACAGCTATCACAAGTAAACGCCTGATTCTCTACTATATTGGGAGGATTCCCTTCAATATTGAGAAGATTGGGTGCATCAGTTTGATTTCTTTCTCCATGAATCATACCAACATGAATCATACCAACATGATTCCCTACTATATTGAGAGAATTCCTTTTAATATTGGGAAGATTTGGTGCAACGGCTTGATCTCCTTCTCCATGAATCACGCCAACACTCCCACTCCAAGTTGGGGCGAAGATGTCTTCTAAGGTCAACTTGGATAACATGTCTTGAAATAATCCACCAAATAGAGCTTTGGTGAACATATCTGCGAGCTGATTTTTACTTGAAATGTATGGAGTCTCGATTATCTTAGCTTGAACCTTTTCCCGCACAAAATAACAATCAACTTCTATGTGCTTTGTTCTTTCATGAAAGACTGGGTTGGAAGCGATGTGTATGGCCGCTTGATTATCACAGAATAACTTCATAGGTTTTTGAACACCATTTAGACCAAGCTCTTGAATTAAAAGACGTAACCAAACCAGTTCACTAGCGGTAGATGCCATTGCTCTATATTCGGCTTCAACACTTGAGCGAGCTACCACAGTCTGCTTTTTACTTTTCCACGTAACAAGATTgcctccaacaaatgtacaaaAACCAGTGGTCGATCTTCTATCCATATGACACCCTGCCCAGTCTGCATCAGCATACCCAATAATTTCACTATGTCCATTTTCTTTCATCCATATTCCTCTGCCAGGACATGATTTCAAATATCGTAAGATGCCATCAACAAGATCCATATGTCCCTCAGTGGGAGAGTGCATAAATTGACTTGCATAGCTCACAACATATGTAATATCAGGCCTGGTAATAGTTAGGTAAATTAACCGACCTACAAGCCTTTGAAAACGACCACTATCAGAGAGAGGGGTATCTTTGTTGTCAAATTTGCTATTGTAATTCATGGGAGAGTTAACCGGTTTAGCTCCAAGTTTTCCGGTTTCTTTTAGAAGATCTAAGGtatacttcctttgagacatAAATAGCCCCTTACTTGATTGGGCAATttcaatgccaaggaagtaTCTAAGTCTTCCCAAATCCTTAatgtcaaattttttatttaaatcctgcTTGAGTTGGGCTATTCCTTGAAGGTTGCTACCAGTGATGACAATGTCATCGACGTACACAAGAACAACAACAGTTCCTTTTTCATTCCTCTTAACAAATAAGTTGGAGTCAGATTCACCCTTTTTAAAACCATTAGTTATGAGAGCTGAGCTTAGTTTCCCATACCAGGCACGAGgggattgcttaaggccatagaTGGCTTTGTTAAGCTTACAAGCCAATCCTTCTTGATTCTCAAGAGCATGACCTGGAGGAATATCCATGTAAACTTCTTCTTCCAGGTCACCTTGTAAGAACGCATTTTTATCGTCCATTTGGAAAAGAGTCCAACCATAATTAACAGTGACGGACATTAGAACACGACCGGTGTTCATTTTGACTACAGGAGCAAATGTTTCCGTGTAGTCAATCCCATAGGTTTGGGTATATCCTTTGGCGACCAACCTCTCCTTGTATCTCTCTACTGTTCCATCACTTTTATGTTTGATTTTATATACCCATCGACACCCTACAGAGCGCTTTCCCTTGGGAAGACGAACA from Macadamia integrifolia cultivar HAES 741 chromosome 14, SCU_Mint_v3, whole genome shotgun sequence encodes the following:
- the LOC122061141 gene encoding wall-associated receptor kinase-like 1 isoform X2; the protein is MNQNPYDSRNLSVGLSLLVPLRCACPTRNQTSSGVKFLLTYLITWGDSVSSIAKMFGTDEQSINAANDLMADQTIFSLTPIMVPLKTEPATNKSPNPSFVPASEGISIGSTSMAKPGCQERCGNVSIPYPFGIGDYCYYNKTYSILCNHSNSNPAVPFLQYLDLKVLEFLPDFSVRVVYNSVASTCRGHSNKDLSISVDFPFTFSTTYNYFTAVGCDISASFARRNGKNDTDTDTDGCMLLCNRTLDPMSPSTYCAGHTCCKKPIPSRLNMYDVKVLHLDTSGASNSCSIAFLADRNFSEYNQFDLSSNMKELNSASYRIPAVLDWVIENVTCEEARKGRALGDGCGKNTNCVDSDDGHGFKCHCSEGFQGNPYLHNGCKGSKPGTSVVVILISGIGIALTLITLIAISLWSYTQFVKRQQIRLKQKFFKKNGGLLLQQEISSHDYSVENIKIFPIEELERATDNFNQSRILGNGGFGTVYKGMLSDGKIVAIKKSKIVDDSQIDQFINEVVILSQINHRNIVKLFGCCLETQVPLLVYEFVLNGTLSYHLHDEGQASSLSWENRLRIATEIAGALAYLHSAASNPIYHRDIKSTNILLDGNYRAKVADFGISRTVPFEKTHLTTLVQGTFGYLDPEYFHTGQFTEKSDVYSFGVVLLEILTAQKAIFFNGDQEERSLIMHFVSSMKENRLFEVLEARVIQEGHMEQLLAVSKLAKKCVKVNGKKRPGMKEAAAVLEGLRSFHGHPDR
- the LOC122061141 gene encoding wall-associated receptor kinase-like 1 isoform X1, which encodes MNQNPYDSRNLSVGLSLLVPLRCACPTRNQTSSGVKFLLTYLITWGDSVSSIAKMFGTDEQSINAANDLMADQTIFSLTPIMVPLKTEPATNKSPNPSFVPASEAPGISIGSTSMAKPGCQERCGNVSIPYPFGIGDYCYYNKTYSILCNHSNSNPAVPFLQYLDLKVLEFLPDFSVRVVYNSVASTCRGHSNKDLSISVDFPFTFSTTYNYFTAVGCDISASFARRNGKNDTDTDTDGCMLLCNRTLDPMSPSTYCAGHTCCKKPIPSRLNMYDVKVLHLDTSGASNSCSIAFLADRNFSEYNQFDLSSNMKELNSASYRIPAVLDWVIENVTCEEARKGRALGDGCGKNTNCVDSDDGHGFKCHCSEGFQGNPYLHNGCKGSKPGTSVVVILISGIGIALTLITLIAISLWSYTQFVKRQQIRLKQKFFKKNGGLLLQQEISSHDYSVENIKIFPIEELERATDNFNQSRILGNGGFGTVYKGMLSDGKIVAIKKSKIVDDSQIDQFINEVVILSQINHRNIVKLFGCCLETQVPLLVYEFVLNGTLSYHLHDEGQASSLSWENRLRIATEIAGALAYLHSAASNPIYHRDIKSTNILLDGNYRAKVADFGISRTVPFEKTHLTTLVQGTFGYLDPEYFHTGQFTEKSDVYSFGVVLLEILTAQKAIFFNGDQEERSLIMHFVSSMKENRLFEVLEARVIQEGHMEQLLAVSKLAKKCVKVNGKKRPGMKEAAAVLEGLRSFHGHPDR